A genomic window from Lotus japonicus ecotype B-129 chromosome 1, LjGifu_v1.2 includes:
- the LOC130731506 gene encoding desmethyl-deoxy-podophyllotoxin synthase-like: MDHLHVSFLPFLLFSLSFIFFLTKILKVGRKRSKLTCKTQNNLPPGPWKLPVIGSIHHLIGYLPHHRFRELAKIYGPLMHLQLGEASTIVVSSPEMARQVLKTHDAIFSQRPHQVGADIMCYGSSDIATAKYGTYWKQLRKICSLELLSTKRVRSFHSIREQEVSNLIRYISNNTGSCVNLSEKVACMTSDITARAAFGKKCKDQGEFISLIKKLVRMAEGFVVFDLFPSQKWLHVISGMKPKLEELHQNFDMIIENIIKESTETETGEVEVEGLLSVLLNIKDHDEGLEHPLTMNNIKAVILDMFVAGSDTSSTIIEWAFSEMLKNPKAMIRAQEEVRKVFGSKGYTDETSLHELKFLKAVIKETLRLHPPFPLLLPRECRETCEIKGYTIPVGTKVIVNAWAIGRDPEYWSEPEEFCPERFMNCAIDYKGSNMEFIPFGAGRRICPGILFAVSSIEVCLAQLLYYYNWELPNGTEETLEMTEALGSSSRRKTDLILIPTSYNPMLVSSDQTLESI, translated from the exons ATGGACCATCTTCACGTCTCATTCTTACCCTTCCTTCTATTTTCTCTAAGTTTCATCTTTTTCCTCACAAAGATCCTGAAAGTGGGACGAAAAAGATCCAAACTCACTTGCAAAACACAAAATAACCTTCCTCCTGGGCCATGGAAGCTTCCTGTTATTGGAAGCATACACCACCTAATTGGCTATCTCCCCCATCACAGGTTTAGAGAGTTAGCCAAAATCTATGGCCCTCTAATGCACCTTCAACTTGGTGAAGCATCAACCATAGTGGTTTCTTCTCCTGAAATGGCCAGACAAGTGTTGAAAACCcatgatgccattttctctcAAAGGCCTCATCAAGTTGGTGCAGATATAATGTGTTATGGTTCCTCTGACATTGCCACTGCCAAATATGGGACTTATTGGAAACAACTAAGAAAAATTTGCTCTTTAGAGCTTCTTAGCACTAAACGTGTGAGATCATTCCATTCAATAAGGGAACAAGAGGTGTCCAATTTGATTAGATATATTTCTAACAACACTGGATCTTGTGTTAATCTCAGTGAGAAAGTTGCTTGCATGACAAGTGACATCACTGCAAGGGCAGCTTTTGGTAAGAAATGCAAGGACCAAGGAGAGTTCATCTCCTTGATCAAGAAACTTGTGAGAATGGCTGAAGGTTTTGTTGTTTTTGATTTATTTCCTTCTCAAAAATGGCTTCATGTGATCAGTGGAATGAAGCCTAAACTAGAGGAGTTGCACCAGAATTTTGATATGATTATTGAAAACATCATCAAGGAGTCAACAGAGACAGAGACAGGTGAAGTAGAAGTAGAGGGTCTTCTCTCAGTTCTTCTAAATATTAAAGATCATGATGAAGGCCTTGAGCATCCCTTAACAATGAATAACATCAAAGCTGTAATTTTG GACATGTTTGTTGCCGGAAGTGATACATCATCCACAATTATAGAATGGGCCTTTTCAGAAATGCTGAAAAACCCAAAAGCAATGATCAGAGCCCAAGAAGAAGTGAGAAAAGTTTTTGGCAGCAAAGGATACACTGATGAAACTTCACTTCATGAGCTAAAATTTCTCAAAGCAGTCATCAAAGAAACACTGAGATTGCACCCTCCTTTTCCTTTGCTTCTCCCAAGAGAATGCAGGGAAACATGTGAGATCAAAGGGTACACAATACCTGTTGGAACCAAAGTGATAGTGAATGCATGGGCCATTGGAAGAGACCCTGAGTATTGGAGTGAACCAGAGGAGTTCTGTCCAGAGAGGTTCATGAATTGTGCAATTGATTACAAAGGTTCCAACATGGAATTCATACCTTTTGGTGCTGGAAGGAGAATATGTCCTGGCATTTTGTTTGCTGTATCTAGCATTGAAGTCTGTCTTGCACAACTACTTTACTATTATAATTGGGAGCTTCCAAATGGAACCGAGGAAACACTAGAAATGACTGAAGCTTTGGGATCATCATCAAGAAGGAAAACAGATCTGATCTTAATTCCCACTTCTTACAATCCAATGCTTGTTTCATCAGACCAAACACTTGAGTCAATTTGA
- the LOC130733010 gene encoding cytochrome P450 71D10-like, with translation MELSHPSSISFVAILIFLVILIKLLKRSNSNNSSTNLPPGPWTLPLIGNIHQIAGSIPHHCFRNLANKYGDLMHLKLGEVSHIIVTSPEIAKQVMKTHDLNFCDRPNFVMSTTLSYNATDIVFSPYGEYWKELRRICTIELLSLKRVQSFKFIREEEVSALVKTIYDTEGSVVNLTEKIFSLTYGITARVAFGKKIKHQQDQFKWNMEEVMKLGGLCVADFYPSIGLMLQRMSKAKAKMEKLHRENDRILQDIIDYHKDEKNSNKEAGSEDLADVLLQLQKEHEKDSQYPLTDENIKAVIQDMFAGGGETISRTVLWGMSEMVKNPKVMEKAQDEVRRVFDSKGNMDEEGLHQLIYLKSVIKETLRLHPSLPLLVPRECTKRCQINGYEIPAKSRVIVNAWAIGRDPRYWDEAENFKPERFLNSQIDFRGTNFEYLPFGAGRRMCPGIAFALRGSELQLAQLLYHFDWKLPNGMKNEELDITEMTESFGLTARKLNDLYLIPVTRQA, from the exons ATGGAACTTAGCCATCCTTCCTCTATTTCCTTCGTCGCCATCCTTATCTTTCTCGTTATTCTAATCAAGTTACTGAAAAGATCAAATTCTAATAACTCCAGCACCAACTTACCCCCAGGACCATGGACACTACCTCTCATAGGAAACATACACCAGATTGCTGGCTCAATACCCCATCACTGCTTCAGAAACTTGGCAAACAAGTATGGAGACTTAATGCACCTGAAACTAGGAGAGGTATCCCACATCATTGTCACTTCACCAGAAATTGCAAAACAGGTTATGAAAACACATGACCTTAACTTTTGTGATAGGCCAAACTTTGTAATGTCCACAACACTTTCATACAATGCTACAGACATTGTCTTCTCTCCATACGGAGAGTACTGGAAGGAACTCCGAAGGATATGCACCATAGAGCTGTTAAGTTTAAAGCGTGTGCAATCCTTTAAGTtcataagagaagaagaagtgTCAGCACTTGTTAAAACAATCTACGATACTGAAGGCTCTGTTGTTAACCTCACTGAGAAGATTTTCTCACTGACGTATGGGATAACAGCACGTGTAGCTTTTGGGAAGAAAATCAAACACCAACAAGACCAGTTCAAATGGAATATGGAGGAAGTAATGAAGTTAGGAGGGCTTTGTGTTGCTGATTTCTATCCTTCCATTGGACTAATGCTTCAAAGGATGAGTAAAGCCAAAGCCAAAATGGAAAAACTGCACAGAGAAAATGATAGGATATTGCAAGACATCATTGATTATCATAAAGATGAAAAAAACAGCAACAAGGAAGCAGGAAGTGAAGATCTAGCCGATGTTCTTCTCCAGCTTCAAAAGGAACATGAAAAGGACTCGCAATATCCCTTGactgatgaaaatattaaagcaGTCATCCAG GACATGTTCGCTGGTGGTGGAGAAACAATTTCAAGGACTGTATTGTGGGGGATGTCAGAAATGGTAAAGAATCCAAAAGTGATGGAAAAAGCACAAGATGAGGTAAGAAGAGTGTTCGATAGCAAGGGGAATATGGATGAGGAAGGCTTGCACCAGTTGATATACTTAAAATCTGTCATCAAAGAAACCTTGAGGCTACATCCATCTCTACCAttgctagttccaagagaatgTACTAAGAGATGCCAAATCAATGGCTATGAGATACCAGCAAAGAGCAGGGTCATTGTCAATGCTTGGGCAATTGGAAGAGATCCCAGATATTGGGATGAAGCTGAAAATTTTAAACCTGAGAGATTTCTCAATAGCCAAATTGATTTTAGAGGCACAAACTTTGAATATCTCCCATTTGGTGCTGGAAGGAGGATGTGTCCAGGCATCGCATTTGCCTTACGTGGCAGTGAGCTGCAACTTGCGCAGTTACTTTACCATTTTGATTGGAAGCTTCCCAatggaatgaagaatgaagagctTGACATAACTGAAATGACTGAGTCATTTGGACTGACCGCGAGAAAATTAAACGACCTCTACTTGATTCCGGTTACTCGTCAAGCTTAA
- the LOC130733011 gene encoding cytochrome P450 71D10-like, with protein sequence MELNSPFSVSFIAFFLFLIILFKFLKRSCSNLPPGPWTLPLIGNLHQIGGSMPHHSFRKLANKYGPLMHLKLGEVSHIIVTSPEIAKQVMKTYDLNFCDRPNLLLSSVTSYNFTDIAFAPYGEYWRQLRKICTIELLSAKRVQSFSFRSIREEEVSELVKAIAASEGLVVNLSEKIFSLTYGITARAAFGKKNKHQDVFKSITEEQLKLLGGFCLADLYPSIGLVLRRMSKVKVIGMCFLVTEFKRVS encoded by the exons ATGGAGCTCAACAGCCCTTTCTCTGTTTCCTTCATagccttttttctttttctcatcaTCTTATTCAAGTTTCTTAAAAGATCATGTTCCAATTTACCCCCCGGACCATGGACACTTCCTCTCATAGGAAACTTACACCAAATTGGAGGTTCAATGCCTCATCACAGCTTCAGAAAACTGGCAAACAAGTATGGACCCTTAATGCACCTAAAACTAGGAGAGGTTTCCCACATCATAGTCACTTCACCAGAAATTGCAAAACAGGTTATGAAAACATATGACCTTAACTTTTGTGACAGGCCAAACCTTCTTTTGTCCTCAGTTACTTCATACAATTTCACAGACATAGCTTTTGCTCCATATGGAGAATACTGGAGGCAGCTTAGAAAGATTTGCACTATAGAGCTGTTAAGTGCAAAGCGTGTGCAATCATTCAG CTTCAGGTCCATAAGAGAAGAAGAGGTGTCTGAACTTGTTAAAGCAATAGCTGCTAGTGAAGGATTGGTTGTTAATCTCAGTGAGAAGATTTTCTCTCTAACATATGGAATAACTGCACGTGCAGCTTTTGGGAAGAAAAACAAACACCAAGATGTGTTCAAATCAATTACTGAGGAACAGTTGAAGCTGTTAGGGGGGTTTTGTCTTGCAGATCTCTATCCTTCTATTGGATTAGTACTTCGAAGGATGAGTAAAGTGAAGGTAATCGGCATGTGTTTTTTGGTTACAGAGTTTAAAAGAGTCTCATAA
- the LOC130732783 gene encoding protein MAIN-LIKE 2-like, translating to MTRTKNLSMPPANEGRIPPTASVRKAREAAALRKKEEARKRRDEATRKRRASSATTAASAVQEPKPEESFKQHISREVWKHYKKPAEVLDRGVLKTYHHGNAMLGNDKKKHNDVKKCFSTYVKGRVEATGLLPLLTCNLPSVDKTLLTAFVERWQPETSSFHMPFGEMTITLDDVSSLLHILVKGKFITLPVLTREDAVSALHKQLGVTQADAEEEIRKSLGPYARYTWLLKVAEDMAKEGKTKKAARAFLLCLVGMTIFCGKTNNKVDVAYLGMFMDLEKAWIFEHFPASLFDRNLNRKYSEKDSRACKWVTKRGTVDLHAKRLILDDIRDNNVIWTPYDEHRVD from the exons ATGACAAGAACAAAGAATTTGAGTATGCCACCGGCTAACGAAGGGAGAATTCCCCCCACGGCATCGGTACGTAAGGCTCGTGAAGCCGCTGCCCtacgaaagaaagaagaagcacGTAAAAGGCGTGACGAGGCAACCCGTAAAAGGCGTGCAAGTAGTGCAACGACTGCTGCCAGTGCAGTACAGGAGCCAAAACCTGAAGAA AGCTTCAAGCAACATATATCACGGGAGGTGTGGAAGCATTACAAGAAACCTGCTGAAGTGCTTGATAGGGGTGTCTTGAAAACCTACCACCATGGGAATGCTATGCTTGGGAATGATAAGAAGAAGCATAACGATGTGAAAAAATGCTTTTCGACTTATGTAAAGGGAAGGGTTGAGGCTACTGGTCTATTGCCTTTGTTGACATGCAACCTTCCCTCTGTTGACAAGACCTTGCTAACAGCGTTTGTGGAGAGATGGCAGCCGGAGACATCCTCTTTCCATATGCCATTTGGGGAGATGACCATCACACTTGATGATGTTAGTTCTTTGCTACACATTCTTGTGAAGGGAAAATTCATCACTCTCCCAGTCCTGACTCGTGAGGATGCAGTCAGTGCATTGCATAAACAGCTTGGTGTTACACAAGCAGATGCTGAAGAGGAGATCCGGAAGTCCTTAGGACCTTATGCTCGTTATACATGGTTGTTGAAGGTGGCTGAGGACATGGCTAAGGAAGGGAAGACCAAGAAAGCTGCTAGAGCCTTCTTGCTGTGTTTGGTGGGCATGACGATCTTCTGTGGGAAGACAAACAACAAGGTGGATGTTGCATATTTAGGGATGTTCATGGATTTGGAAAAG GCATGGATATTTGAGCACTTCCCTGCTTCATTGTTTGATAGAAACCTGAACAGGAAATACAGTGAGAAAGACTCGCGAGCTTGCAAATGGGTCACCAAGAGGGGGACTGTGGACCTGCATGCGAAGAGGCTAATCCTAGATGACATTAGGGATAACAATGTTATATGGACTCCATATGACGAGCATAGAGTGGATTGA